A window of the Nycticebus coucang isolate mNycCou1 chromosome 3, mNycCou1.pri, whole genome shotgun sequence genome harbors these coding sequences:
- the LOC128580591 gene encoding CD209 antigen-like, with protein sequence MAHNQCSTIVVPFFLAVCSLPRSVGKELTQLKPVVGEGPERSRQEEIYKELTQLKAAVGTFPQRSRQEEIYKELTQLKTGIRECPAWSRQEDIYQQVTQLNAVVGHLCRPCPWDWTFFQGNCYFFSSIQRNWHDSMTACQEVGAQLVVIKSTEEQDFLRLQVSTKDRYTWIGLSDLTHKGTWQWVDGSPLPSSLTKYWNKGEPKNIGEEDCVEFKGNGWNNHKCDVLSFWICKKSTASCSS encoded by the exons ATGGCACACAATCAGTGCTCGACAATTGTGGTTCCTTTTTTCTTGGCAGTCTGCAGTCTCCCCAGATCTGTGGGGAAGGAGTTGACCCAGCTAAAGCCTGTGGTGGGTGAGGGCCCAGAGAGATCCAGGCAGGAGGAGATCTACAAGGAGTTGACCCAGCTGAAGGCTGCAGTGGGCACATTCCCACAGCGGTCCAGGCAGGAGGAGATCTACAAGGAGTTGACCCAGCTGAAAACTGGAATCCGTGAGTGCCCAGCATGGTCCAGGCAGGAGGACATTTACCAGCAAGTGACTCAGCTGAATGCTGTTGTTG GTCACCTGTGCCGCCCCTGTCCCTGGGACTGGACGTTCTTCCAAGGAAATTGTTACTTCTTCTCCAGTATCCAGCGGAACTGGCACGACTCCATGACTGCCTGCCAGGAGGTGGGGGCTCAGCTAGTCGTGATCAAAAGCACCGAGGAGCAG GATTTCCTACGGCTGCAGGTTTCCACAAAGGACCGCTACACCTGGATTGGGCTGTCAGACCTGACACACAAAGGCACATGGCAGTGGGTGGATGGTTCACCGCTGCCATCCAG CTTGACCAAGTATTGGAACAAGGGGGAGCCCAAAAACATCGGGGAGGAAGATTGTGTGGAATTTAAAGGCAATGGCTGGAACAACCACAAATGCGATGTTCTCAGTTTCTGGATCTGCAAGAAGTCCACAGCCtcctgctccagctag